The proteins below come from a single Benincasa hispida cultivar B227 chromosome 4, ASM972705v1, whole genome shotgun sequence genomic window:
- the LOC120075782 gene encoding sterol 3-beta-glucosyltransferase UGT80B1, producing the protein MTEWIGTQRPDLKFDELSGEKQKQLLADLVKIQRDGTVEVDIEKNAPAASELLKLHPTSEGSSPRVDDIISESNKLIPRLKIAILVVGTRGDVQPFLAIAKRLQEFGHYVRLATHTNFRNFVKSAGVNFYPLAGDSRDLAEYMTRNKGFIPSGPGEISVQRKHLKVIIESTLPACTEPDLETGMPFRAQAIIANAPAYGHTHVAEALRVPLHIFFTMPWTPTNEFPHPLARVPQNTGYWLSYIIVELLIWWGIRGSINEFRRKKLNLAPIAYFSTYRGSISHLPTAYMWSPSVVPKPKDWGPLVDVVGYCFLDRGFKYQPEELVVQWIQKGTTPIYVGFGSMPLAEPQRTIHIILEALKDAGQRGIIDRGLGGLGNCTELPEDVLLIQDCPHDWLFRQCSAVVHHGGAGTTSTGLRAGCPTTIVPFFGDQFFWGETTHQKGLGPAPIPISQLNPVNLSNAINFMLQPEVKLRATEIAKLIDSEDGVVAAVNAFHHHLPSELPLPPASEEEEDFASPLQWLLLKVEKWCCLPCGLRF; encoded by the exons ATGACAGAGTGGATTGGTACACAGAGGCCCGACCTAAAATTTGATGAATTGTCAGGGGAAAAACAG AAACAATTACTTGCAGATCTAGTGAAGATACAACGTGATGGGACTGTAGAAGTTGATATAGAGAAAAATGCCCCTGCTGCTTCAGAACTGTTAAAGCTTCATCCTACCTCGGAAGGGTCATCTCCCAGAGTTGATGACATCATTTCTGAGTCCAACAAATTGATTCCAAGGTTGAAGATTGCAATACTTGTGGTTGGAACAAGAGGAGATGTGCAGCCTTTCTTGGCCATTGCAAAGAGGCTCCAG GAATTTGGTCACTATGTTAGGCTTGCCACTCATACTAATTTCAGAAACTTTGTGAAGTCTGCTGGTGTTAACTTTTATCCTCTGGCTGGTGATTCTCGTGATTTGGCTGAAT ataTGACCAGAAACAAAGGTTTCATTCCATCTGGACCGGGAGAAATATCTGTTCAAAGGAAACATCTAAAGGTCATTATAGAGTCCACACTTCCTGCTTGCACTGAACCAGATCTAGAAACTGGGATGCCTTTTAGGGCTCAGGCAATTATTGCAAATGCGCCTGCTTATG GACATACACATGTTGCTGAAGCTCTTCGTGTACCTTTACATATATTCTTTACAATGCCTTGGAC GCCAACAAATGAGTTTCCTCATCCATTGGCACGTGTACCCCAAAATACAGGTTACTGG CTTTCTTATATCATAGTGGAACTACTGATATGGTGGGGAATAAGGGGATCCATTAACGAGTTCAGGAGGAAGAAGTTGAATCTTGCTCCCATTGCATATTTTAGTACATATCGGGGATCAATTTCTCATTTGCCTACGGCCTACATGTGGAGTCCCTCTGTTGTGCCAAAGCCAAAGG ATTGGGGGCCTTTAGTTGATGTTGTTGGCTATTGTTTCCTGGACCGTGGATTCAAGTATCAGCCTGAAGAGTTGGTCGTGCAGTGGATTCAAAAAGGAACAACACCCATATATGTAGGATTCGGGAGTATG CCTCTTGCGGAGCCTCAGAGGACAATTCATATCATATTGGAGGCATTAAAGGATGCAGGGCAAAGAGGAATAATTGACCGGGGTTTGGGAGGCCTAGGCAATT GTACAGAACTTCCTGAAGATGTACTCCTTATACAAGACTGCCCCCATGATTGGTTATTTCGTCAATGTTCAGCTGTG GTTCATCATGGTGGTGCTGGAACTACAAGCACAGGACTTAGAGCTGGG TGCCCTACGACCATAGTACCATTCTTTGGAGATCAATTTTTCTGGGGTGAGACAACTCATCAGAAAGGCCTTGGACCTGCACCGATTCCTATATCTCAGCTAAATCCCGTGAATCTGTCCAATGCTATTAATTTTATGCTCCAGCCTGAG GTTAAACTTCGAGCAACTGAAATAGCAAAACTTATCGATAGCGAGGATGGTGTTGTGGCAGCTGTTAATGCATTTCATCATCATTTACCTTCAGAGCTGCCTCTTCCACCTGCATCCGAAGAGGAGGAAGACTTTGCAAGCCCTCTGCAATGGCTTCTTTTAAAAGTGGAAAAATGGTGCTGCCTTCCTTGTGGTCTTAGGTTTTGA
- the LOC120075876 gene encoding tubby-like F-box protein 8: MSFRSILRDVRDGFGSLSRRSFEVRLSGNSRGKSHGPVHEFNDEPLLIQTSHWASLPPELLCDVVRRLEASENTWPSRRNVVACAAVCRSWRDMCREMVKSPELSGKITFPIALKQPGPRDGTIQCFIKRNKSNLTYHLYLCLSPALLVENGKFLLSAKRTRRTTSTEYVISLAADDISRSSNGYIGKLRSNFLGTKFIIYDTQPPYNNNQIPTLGRSRRFYSKKVSPKVPAGSYSIAQIAYELNVLGTRGPRRMNCTMYSIPTSSLEPGCSVPGQPELNPRPLEDSFRSISFSKSIDHSTEFSSSRFSDVAGMLVDEEGEVKDRPLILRNKAPRWHEQLQCWCLNFRGRVTVASVKNFQLIAATSPAAEAPVPSQPPPQPAQPTHSDHDKIILQFGKVGKDMFTMDYRYPLSAFQAFAICLSSFDTKLACE; encoded by the exons ATGTCATTCCGTAGCATACTTCGTGATGTGAGGGATGGATTTGGAAGCTTATCAAGGCGTAGTTTTGAGGTGAGGCTGTCTGGAAATTCCAGGGGTAAATCTCATGGACCAGTTCATGAGTTTAATGATGAGCCTCTGCTAATTCAGACTAGCCATTGGGCTAGCCTTCCACCCGAATTATTATGTGATGTGGTCCGAAGACTGGAGGCGAGTGAGAATACTTGGCCTTCTCGGAGAAATGTTGTTGCTTGTGCTGCTGTATGTAGGTCATGGAGGGACATGTGCAGAGAAATGGTCAAAAGCCCCGAGTTGTCTGGAAAAATTACCTTCCCAATTGCCTTGAAGCAG CCTGGGCCACGCGATGGCACTATTCAATGCTTTATCAAGAGGAACAAATCTAATTTAACCTATCATCTTTACCTTTGCCTTAGTCCTG CTTTACTTGTTGAAAATGGgaaatttcttctttctgcaaAAAGAACCAGGAGAACTACTTCTACGGAGTATGTTATATCATTGGCTGCGGACGATATATCAAGATCGAGCAACGGTTATATAGGAAAGCTAAG ATCAAATTTTCTGGGAACCAAgttcattatatatgatacacaACCTCCTTACAACAACAACCAAATTCCGACCCTTGGGCGAAGTCGAAGATTCTACTCCAAAAAGGTCTCACCGAAGGTCCCAGCTGGAAGCTACAGCATTGCACAAATTGCATACGAGTTGAATGTATTAGGTACAAGGGGACCCCGGAGAATGAACTGCACCATGTACTCAATCCCCACTTCATCTCTTGAGCCAGGTTGCTCGGTTCCAGGCCAGCCTGAGCTCAATCCTCGCCCTCTCGAAGACTCATTTCGTAGCATCTCATTCTCCAAGTCAATTGATCATTCCACTGAGTTCAGCAGTTCCCGCTTCTCCGATGTTGCGGGAATGCTTGTTGACGAAGAGGGTGAGGTGAAGGATCGACCCTTGATTCTCCGGAACAAGGCACCTAGATGGCACGAGCAGTTGCAGTGTTGGTGTCTCAATTTTCGTGGGAGGGTGACAGTTGCATCTGTAAAGAACTTTCAGCTAATTGCTGCAACCTCACCTGCTGCAGAAGCCCCTGTACCGTCGCAGCCACCTCCCCAGCCCGCCCAACCTACCCATTCTGACCATGACAAGATCATTCTTCAGTTTGGAAAGGTCGGTAAGGACATGTTTACGATGGATTATCGATACCCGCTGTCTGCATTCCAGGCTTTTGCTATATGTCTCAGCAGCTTTGACACTAAATTGGCATGTGAATAG